The following are encoded together in the Dickeya lacustris genome:
- a CDS encoding helix-turn-helix domain-containing protein produces MNIEQQEQRMDWHPADIIAALRKRKTTLAAVSREAGLSSSTLANALNRPWPKGERLIADALGIPASEIWPNRYFDSQGQRIPREIRHKNN; encoded by the coding sequence ATGAACATTGAACAACAGGAACAACGAATGGACTGGCATCCTGCCGATATCATTGCAGCCCTGCGCAAACGAAAGACGACGTTAGCAGCCGTATCACGTGAGGCAGGTCTTAGTTCATCAACGCTTGCAAATGCACTAAACCGACCCTGGCCGAAAGGTGAACGACTGATCGCCGACGCACTGGGCATTCCAGCGAGTGAAATCTGGCCGAATCGTTATTTCGATTCACAAGGGCAACGCATTCCGCGAGAAATTCGTCATAAAAACAATTAG
- a CDS encoding helix-turn-helix domain-containing protein, with translation MLISTVDNTVIGKRLRLARVNKGLKQAELGCLAGLDEETASSRVSQYEREVSAPDFGLVSRFATVLDVPEAYFYAVDDDLATLILQYHRFKKANPNSMLLITPQ, from the coding sequence ATGTTGATCAGTACAGTGGATAACACCGTGATTGGTAAGCGATTAAGACTAGCCCGGGTGAACAAGGGATTAAAGCAGGCAGAGCTCGGTTGCCTAGCTGGTCTGGATGAGGAAACGGCAAGCTCTCGCGTGAGCCAATATGAAAGAGAAGTCAGTGCACCAGATTTTGGGCTGGTTTCTCGGTTTGCTACAGTGCTGGATGTTCCTGAAGCGTATTTCTATGCCGTCGATGACGATCTCGCCACCTTGATCTTACAGTATCACCGTTTCAAGAAAGCCAACCCAAACTCCATGCTGCTCATCACACCTCAGTAA
- a CDS encoding DUF4756 family protein yields the protein MRNVKLDNSDLLAYLDTIEKLKQQPSMDEYKGGYRKLRNEDAFEYEIKKYKSAHTELHRLDKKRKSLMVNFIDELNPISYSEAKKSVQSSGDFNKLYERRLYAKAIVEKSDDEIIALVVKQRTEAALDFQQSVEKNLEQLSDISFLVNGYAITNTKNRKMDV from the coding sequence ATGAGGAATGTAAAATTAGACAACAGCGATTTATTAGCATATTTAGATACTATTGAAAAACTAAAACAACAACCATCAATGGATGAATATAAAGGAGGATATCGTAAACTGCGTAATGAAGACGCATTTGAATATGAAATTAAGAAATATAAATCTGCACATACAGAACTACACAGGCTAGATAAAAAGAGAAAATCTCTAATGGTTAATTTCATCGATGAACTTAATCCTATAAGTTATTCAGAAGCTAAAAAATCTGTCCAATCATCAGGGGATTTTAATAAGCTTTATGAACGCAGGCTTTATGCGAAAGCGATTGTAGAAAAAAGTGATGATGAAATTATCGCTCTCGTGGTAAAGCAACGAACTGAAGCGGCACTTGATTTTCAGCAGTCTGTTGAGAAAAACCTTGAGCAACTTTCTGATATATCATTTTTAGTAAATGGATATGCGATAACGAATACAAAAAACAGGAAAATGGATGTTTAA
- a CDS encoding helix-turn-helix transcriptional regulator produces MVQIEENKKQRFIRLPEVIRRTGFGKTWIYELIKAGRFPTQVKTGVRAVAFIESEIDAWIDNAISQSRSVSK; encoded by the coding sequence ATGGTTCAAATCGAAGAAAATAAAAAACAGCGCTTTATTCGTTTGCCGGAAGTAATAAGAAGAACAGGATTTGGTAAGACGTGGATTTATGAACTTATCAAAGCCGGACGTTTTCCTACACAGGTAAAAACGGGTGTAAGAGCAGTAGCTTTTATCGAAAGTGAGATTGATGCGTGGATTGATAACGCCATTTCACAATCACGCAGTGTATCTAAATAA
- a CDS encoding tyrosine-type recombinase/integrase, translating to MSLNDSKIRNLKSSAKPFKVSDSHGLYLLVNPGGSRLWYLKYRINKKESRLGLGAYPDVSLADARQQRDGIRKLLAQNINPAQQRAAEKAARSPAKSFKTVALSWHKSNRTWSENHAARLLASMNNHIFPIIGHLPVTELKTRHFIDLLKGIEKKGLLEVAARTRQHMCNIMRHAVHQELIEHNPAANLDGIIAPPVKRHYPALPLERLPELLASIEDYKQGRELTRLAVSLTLHLFIRSSELRFARWFEIDFRNKIWTIPATREAIPRVRYSGRGAKMRTPHIVPLSRQSVAILKQIREISGHQELIFPGDHNRYKPMCENTVNKALRLMGYDTKDEICGHGFRAMACSALMESGLWSQDAVERQMSHQERNSVRAAYIHKAEYLDARKAMMQWWSDYLDTNREGYVAPYIYAQQHKTAGAA from the coding sequence ATGTCTCTTAACGACTCAAAAATCCGCAACTTAAAATCATCCGCAAAACCATTCAAAGTTTCCGATTCTCACGGTCTGTACCTGCTGGTTAATCCAGGCGGTTCACGCCTCTGGTATCTCAAATATCGTATCAATAAAAAAGAATCCCGCCTCGGCTTAGGTGCCTATCCTGATGTCTCTCTGGCCGATGCTCGTCAACAGCGTGACGGTATCCGCAAGTTGCTGGCACAGAATATCAACCCAGCGCAGCAACGTGCCGCAGAAAAGGCGGCTCGTTCACCTGCAAAGAGTTTCAAGACCGTGGCATTGAGCTGGCATAAAAGCAACAGAACCTGGTCAGAAAACCATGCCGCCCGTCTGCTCGCCAGCATGAATAACCATATCTTCCCGATAATTGGACACCTGCCGGTCACAGAACTGAAAACTCGCCACTTCATCGACCTGCTGAAAGGGATTGAGAAAAAAGGTTTGCTGGAAGTGGCGGCACGAACCCGGCAGCATATGTGCAACATCATGCGTCATGCCGTGCATCAGGAATTAATAGAGCACAATCCGGCGGCAAATTTGGATGGCATTATCGCCCCTCCAGTTAAACGTCACTACCCTGCCCTTCCGCTGGAGCGACTACCGGAGCTGTTGGCTAGCATTGAGGACTACAAGCAAGGGAGAGAATTAACCCGCTTGGCAGTCTCACTCACCCTGCACCTGTTCATCCGTTCCAGCGAATTGCGTTTTGCCCGTTGGTTTGAGATCGATTTCAGAAACAAAATCTGGACCATTCCAGCCACCCGCGAAGCCATCCCCAGAGTGCGTTATTCCGGGCGTGGGGCCAAAATGCGCACGCCGCATATCGTTCCCCTATCCCGTCAATCCGTCGCTATTCTGAAACAGATACGGGAAATTTCCGGACATCAGGAACTAATATTTCCCGGTGATCATAATCGGTATAAGCCGATGTGCGAAAACACAGTCAACAAGGCGCTGAGGTTGATGGGTTATGACACGAAAGATGAAATCTGCGGTCACGGATTCCGGGCAATGGCCTGTAGCGCCCTGATGGAGTCTGGCCTATGGTCGCAGGATGCCGTTGAACGTCAAATGAGCCATCAGGAACGCAATAGCGTTCGAGCGGCTTACATCCATAAAGCTGAATATCTCGATGCCCGTAAAGCGATGATGCAATGGTGGTCAGATTATTTGGATACCAACCGAGAAGGATATGTTGCGCCATACATTTATGCTCAACAACATAAGACGGCTGGAGCGGCCTGA
- a CDS encoding DUF6387 family protein has translation MTKAEIAEAVKEWFNIENYSELHDLTVEELFQEIENRIIVYRMESRLASMSYENRKIHDDYYDDLLDGKVIFGDIFEGPKKELSSSYAIKPVTHQGLWEVAGYVAAFDKYVNPEGKPLPHMEVSHYLKEAGVNNEGLMLVQINLAETSSEEIINHLKVMVPEWKEQLQAPEPPARDFRFGVSNLKRILDYNIIPIMDLLFWAQGEEVRIGMPQLTSFLYPDEFKGGIRDVEKVKSTDHPLAVKYLTKHTYYQSFVDFTYRYDDRRHWKVQELIEDELGKDKEELDQN, from the coding sequence ATGACCAAAGCGGAGATCGCCGAAGCTGTTAAGGAATGGTTCAATATTGAGAATTACAGCGAGCTTCATGATTTGACGGTCGAAGAGCTTTTCCAAGAGATAGAGAACCGAATTATCGTTTACCGGATGGAAAGCCGTCTGGCTTCGATGAGTTACGAAAACAGGAAGATACATGATGATTACTATGATGATTTGCTGGATGGTAAAGTCATTTTTGGGGATATCTTCGAAGGGCCAAAGAAAGAGCTTTCTTCCAGCTATGCCATCAAGCCTGTCACACACCAAGGGCTATGGGAGGTGGCGGGTTATGTTGCTGCTTTCGATAAATACGTTAACCCGGAAGGAAAACCCCTACCTCATATGGAAGTCTCACACTATCTGAAGGAAGCCGGGGTAAACAACGAGGGGCTGATGCTGGTTCAAATTAATCTGGCGGAAACGTCATCCGAAGAAATCATAAATCACCTTAAAGTGATGGTGCCTGAGTGGAAAGAACAACTACAGGCTCCTGAGCCTCCAGCCAGAGATTTCCGTTTTGGGGTTAGCAACCTCAAAAGAATACTTGATTACAACATCATTCCCATCATGGATTTGCTGTTCTGGGCGCAGGGTGAAGAGGTCAGGATTGGTATGCCGCAACTGACCAGCTTTTTATACCCTGATGAGTTCAAAGGCGGTATTCGTGATGTTGAAAAAGTGAAATCAACAGATCATCCACTGGCAGTCAAGTATCTGACAAAGCATACTTACTATCAGTCTTTTGTCGATTTTACGTACAGATACGACGACAGAAGACACTGGAAAGTACAGGAACTGATCGAAGATGAACTTGGTAAGGACAAGGAGGAACTTGATCAGAACTGA
- a CDS encoding ATP-binding protein — MKNFLQVSRNEFLNDLYTVVRPAEPIDTNEFLFGRSDQVDTLETALHAPGRHAFIYGDRGVGKSSLAHTVAFNMQEENDPIFVSCVPESTLAGIIADAFRDAVEQIDASRSEWSASASIGISATWVKIENKTHKQQQEKVEINDVSSAVYALGLLTKIHSKAPYIVIDEFDRIISLEEKEKFGTLLKQLGDKKSPVKIIFTGIGDSLNELLGGHASSSRQIQELNLEPLSWSGRYAIIDRAFKEFDLSVPDDIRFRIAGLSDGYPHYVHLICEKMLIKAYQNNTDEINFHLFLDGLKDAVSSVAEFLKKDYNLATAGRSPDVAYLLWAVADSADMQRKKSDIFISYSDVIDQLVWKKLITNAPPDEKKFGRILSLLGKADYGEIVVSAFGNKRRGFYKFKESMVRGYVKMHAEMRTIKLDFEKNFTSNEPTVKAKLSTRGRKTFSQIEKEIEQEEEKRTLQSEHDNELLKTLSSEYATRSKY; from the coding sequence GTGAAAAATTTTCTACAAGTCTCAAGAAATGAGTTCTTAAACGATTTATACACCGTTGTCCGTCCGGCAGAACCAATTGATACTAATGAGTTTCTGTTCGGTCGAAGCGATCAGGTGGATACACTCGAAACAGCACTACATGCGCCGGGTCGCCATGCTTTTATTTATGGTGATCGCGGAGTTGGTAAATCCTCTTTAGCGCATACCGTTGCTTTCAATATGCAAGAAGAGAATGATCCTATTTTTGTGAGCTGTGTTCCAGAGTCTACGCTTGCAGGGATCATTGCTGATGCTTTTCGGGATGCGGTCGAACAGATTGATGCTAGTCGTTCGGAGTGGTCTGCGAGCGCATCTATAGGTATTAGTGCCACTTGGGTTAAGATTGAAAACAAAACGCATAAACAACAGCAAGAAAAAGTGGAGATCAATGATGTTTCTTCTGCTGTGTATGCATTGGGCTTATTAACAAAAATTCACTCAAAAGCCCCTTATATTGTCATTGATGAGTTTGATAGGATAATATCACTTGAAGAGAAAGAGAAATTTGGCACTCTATTAAAACAGCTCGGTGATAAGAAAAGCCCTGTAAAAATCATATTTACAGGTATAGGCGATTCATTAAATGAATTGCTGGGTGGACATGCTTCAAGCTCACGCCAAATCCAAGAGTTAAATCTTGAGCCACTGTCGTGGAGTGGACGCTACGCTATTATTGATAGGGCATTTAAGGAATTTGATCTATCAGTACCTGATGATATCCGTTTTAGAATTGCTGGTCTTAGTGATGGTTATCCGCATTATGTTCATCTTATCTGTGAAAAGATGTTAATTAAGGCTTATCAGAATAACACGGATGAAATAAATTTTCATTTGTTTTTAGACGGTTTAAAAGATGCTGTTAGTTCTGTCGCTGAGTTTTTGAAGAAAGATTATAACTTAGCTACAGCAGGTAGAAGCCCGGATGTGGCGTATCTTCTTTGGGCTGTGGCGGATTCGGCAGATATGCAGCGTAAAAAAAGTGATATTTTTATTTCTTACTCTGACGTGATTGATCAACTTGTCTGGAAAAAATTAATAACTAATGCTCCACCTGACGAGAAAAAGTTTGGAAGGATATTGTCTCTATTAGGCAAGGCTGATTATGGAGAGATTGTTGTTTCAGCTTTCGGAAATAAAAGGCGTGGATTTTATAAGTTTAAAGAAAGCATGGTTAGAGGGTACGTAAAAATGCACGCTGAAATGAGAACCATTAAATTAGATTTTGAAAAAAATTTCACAAGCAACGAACCAACGGTCAAGGCTAAACTAAGTACGCGTGGACGTAAAACATTTTCTCAAATTGAAAAAGAGATTGAACAGGAAGAAGAGAAGCGAACGCTTCAAAGTGAACATGATAATGAACTGTTGAAAACTCTTAGCAGTGAATATGCAACACGTTCAAAGTATTAA
- a CDS encoding helix-turn-helix domain-containing protein, which translates to MLICEAGNAVIGKRLRLARVNAGLKQVELGCLAGLDEETSSSRVSQYEREVSSPDFGLVCRFAAVLDVPEAYFYAVDEDLATLILQYHRYKKSNPNSTLLITPQ; encoded by the coding sequence ATGTTAATCTGCGAAGCAGGTAATGCCGTGATTGGTAAACGATTAAGATTGGCCCGAGTGAATGCAGGGTTAAAACAGGTCGAGCTCGGTTGTCTCGCTGGGCTGGATGAAGAGACGTCGAGTTCCCGCGTAAGCCAATATGAAAGGGAAGTCAGTTCACCGGATTTTGGTCTGGTTTGCCGGTTTGCGGCGGTGCTGGATGTGCCGGAAGCCTATTTTTATGCTGTCGATGAAGATCTCGCAACGCTAATATTGCAATACCATCGTTATAAGAAAAGTAACCCTAATTCTACGTTATTGATTACCCCGCAATAG